A DNA window from Iodobacter ciconiae contains the following coding sequences:
- the mutS gene encoding DNA mismatch repair protein MutS, whose translation MAENKSSASAKPTHTPFMQQYLRLKSDHPDKLLFYRMGDFYELFFDDAVRAAKLLDITLTTRGQTAGEPIRMAGVPYHAAEQYLARLVKMGESVAICEQVGEVTGKGPVERKVMRVVTPGTLTDTALLDVKTENRLLALSFSRGKMGMAWLSLASGDFALMDTTADKLASELERLRPAEILIADDAGLALFDQATAVLRKLPPWQFEAAAAVRNLSRHFETHDLAGFGVTEGMLSLGPAGALLEYVRSTQGGALPVLAGLRCESQSQYIELDAATRRNLEITETIRGESSPTLFSLLDQCATGMGSRLLRHWLHHPLRSSSKIMQRQNAIAALLATASFDAIHTALDCVADVERITARIALSSARPRDLSSLRDSLAALPALIAVLPQDDFFASLAKALSPDAQILALLTAAIQAEPSVVLREGGVIADGYSSELDELRMIQTHGGEFLLELEARERERTGIPTLRVEYNRVAGYFIEITNSYAGAVPDDYRRRQTMKNAERYITPELKLFEDKALSAKERSLVLEKALYDDLLQRLQPFLGALRLAAQALATADVLASLADRAERGNYIAPQFVEGQFLHIEAGRHPVVEAQIDDFIPNSVDFSVARKLLLITGPNMGGKSTYMRQVALIVLLAHVGSFVPAQSATIGKLDRIFTRIGASDDLAGGRSTFMVEMTETANILNNASENSLVLMDEVGRGTSTFDGLALAWSIAKSLIEKNRAYTLFATHYFELTRLAQEYPVVANVHLDAVEHKDRIVFLHAVQEGPASQSYGVAVAQLAGVPKDVVRQARKKLLELESNSVQGGMQGDLFATASIMQIEPEPHPLQDALAGVDPDELTAREAHDLLYRLCALL comes from the coding sequence ATGGCGGAAAATAAATCAAGCGCTAGCGCCAAACCAACGCACACGCCATTTATGCAGCAGTACCTGCGTTTAAAGAGTGATCACCCCGATAAATTATTGTTTTATCGCATGGGTGATTTTTATGAGTTGTTTTTTGATGATGCGGTTCGTGCGGCCAAGCTGCTGGATATTACGCTGACCACCCGCGGTCAGACTGCGGGTGAGCCCATCCGTATGGCCGGTGTGCCCTATCATGCTGCTGAGCAATATCTGGCGCGCCTGGTAAAAATGGGCGAATCGGTTGCAATTTGCGAGCAGGTTGGTGAAGTGACGGGCAAGGGGCCGGTGGAGCGTAAAGTAATGCGTGTGGTCACGCCTGGCACGCTGACCGATACGGCTTTGCTGGATGTTAAAACTGAAAATCGCTTACTGGCGTTAAGTTTTTCACGTGGCAAGATGGGTATGGCCTGGTTGTCGCTTGCCTCGGGGGATTTTGCCCTGATGGATACAACGGCAGATAAGCTGGCTTCAGAATTAGAGCGTTTGCGCCCGGCCGAAATTCTGATCGCAGATGATGCGGGTCTGGCTTTGTTTGATCAGGCCACTGCCGTGCTGCGTAAATTACCGCCCTGGCAGTTTGAAGCCGCCGCTGCTGTGCGCAATTTATCCCGTCATTTTGAGACGCACGATTTAGCTGGCTTTGGTGTGACAGAGGGCATGCTGTCACTCGGGCCAGCGGGGGCTTTGCTGGAGTACGTGCGCAGCACGCAAGGTGGCGCATTGCCGGTATTGGCCGGGCTGCGCTGTGAATCGCAAAGCCAGTATATTGAGCTGGATGCCGCCACGCGCCGCAATCTGGAAATCACCGAAACCATACGTGGCGAAAGCTCGCCAACTTTGTTTTCCCTGCTTGATCAATGCGCCACCGGCATGGGTTCACGTTTGCTGCGCCACTGGCTGCATCATCCGCTTAGATCCAGCAGCAAAATTATGCAGCGGCAAAATGCTATTGCGGCGCTGCTGGCAACGGCATCATTTGATGCGATTCACACTGCCCTGGATTGTGTGGCAGACGTAGAGCGGATTACGGCGCGTATTGCTTTGTCCAGCGCAAGGCCGCGTGATTTATCCAGCCTAAGAGATAGCCTGGCCGCACTGCCTGCCCTGATTGCGGTATTGCCGCAGGATGATTTCTTTGCGTCGCTGGCTAAGGCTTTATCGCCGGATGCACAAATTCTTGCGCTGCTGACTGCCGCTATTCAGGCCGAGCCGTCTGTGGTGCTGAGGGAAGGCGGCGTGATTGCCGATGGCTATAGCAGCGAGCTGGATGAGCTGCGCATGATTCAAACGCATGGCGGCGAATTTTTGCTTGAACTGGAAGCACGCGAGCGTGAGCGTACAGGTATTCCAACGCTGCGGGTCGAATATAATCGCGTGGCGGGCTATTTTATTGAGATTACTAACTCCTACGCAGGGGCTGTGCCGGACGATTATCGCCGCCGTCAGACTATGAAAAACGCCGAGCGTTATATCACGCCCGAGTTGAAGCTGTTTGAAGACAAGGCATTAAGCGCCAAAGAGCGGTCCTTGGTTTTAGAAAAAGCGCTTTATGATGATTTGTTGCAGCGCTTGCAGCCCTTTCTGGGCGCACTACGCTTGGCGGCGCAAGCCTTGGCTACTGCCGATGTGCTGGCTAGCCTGGCCGATCGCGCTGAGCGCGGTAATTATATTGCGCCACAATTTGTGGAAGGGCAGTTTTTACATATCGAGGCCGGTCGTCACCCTGTGGTTGAGGCGCAGATCGATGACTTTATTCCCAATAGTGTGGATTTCTCTGTAGCGCGTAAGCTGCTGCTGATTACCGGTCCTAATATGGGCGGTAAATCAACTTATATGCGGCAGGTGGCCCTGATTGTATTGCTGGCGCATGTCGGCAGCTTTGTACCGGCACAAAGCGCCACTATTGGTAAGCTTGATCGTATCTTTACCCGTATCGGGGCCTCGGATGATCTGGCTGGCGGGCGTTCCACCTTTATGGTTGAGATGACCGAAACCGCCAATATTCTGAATAATGCCTCGGAAAACTCATTAGTTTTGATGGATGAAGTCGGGCGGGGCACATCTACTTTTGATGGTCTGGCACTGGCTTGGTCGATTGCTAAATCATTAATCGAGAAAAATCGTGCATATACACTGTTTGCAACCCACTACTTTGAGCTGACGCGTCTGGCGCAAGAATATCCAGTGGTTGCTAATGTGCATCTTGATGCGGTTGAGCATAAAGATCGTATCGTGTTTTTGCATGCGGTACAGGAAGGCCCGGCATCGCAAAGCTATGGTGTGGCGGTGGCTCAGCTGGCTGGTGTGCCTAAAGATGTGGTACGTCAGGCAAGAAAAAAACTGCTTGAGCTGGAATCTAATAGCGTACAGGGCGGGATGCAGGGAGATCTGTTTGCGACGGCCAGCATCATGCAGATCGAGCCTGAGCCACATCCGCTTCAGGATGCCCTGGCGGGGGTGGATCCTGATGAGTTAACTGCACGTGAAGCACATGATTTGCTTTATCGTCTTTGTGCTTTACTTTGA
- a CDS encoding inositol monophosphatase family protein produces MHPMLNTAVRAARRAASIIQRASSNLDHLSVEKKGHNDFVSEVDRAAEQAIIDTILEAYPTHAIMAEESGNRGQSEYTWIIDPLDGTTNFLHGVPQYAVSIALEHKGVITQAVVYDPCRNDLFTATRGVGAYLNDRRIRVSKVRELTDGLIATGFPYTRFDNLENYINIFRDMTQKSAGLRRPGAAALDLAYVACGRYDGFFEFDLKTVDIAAGSLLVQEAGGLVTDLNGEEGFLQSGDILCGTPRVFGQMLSVIRQHNK; encoded by the coding sequence ATGCATCCAATGCTCAATACCGCTGTGCGCGCCGCACGCCGTGCCGCTTCTATTATTCAGCGTGCTTCCAGTAATCTGGATCATTTAAGCGTTGAAAAAAAAGGTCATAACGACTTTGTCTCCGAAGTAGATCGTGCGGCTGAGCAAGCGATTATTGATACTATTCTTGAAGCGTATCCAACGCACGCCATCATGGCCGAAGAATCGGGCAACCGTGGTCAGTCAGAATACACATGGATTATTGATCCATTGGATGGCACCACCAATTTCCTGCATGGTGTTCCTCAGTACGCGGTATCGATTGCGCTGGAACATAAAGGCGTGATTACCCAGGCCGTTGTTTATGATCCTTGCCGTAATGATTTGTTTACCGCAACGCGCGGTGTGGGCGCTTACCTGAATGATCGCCGTATCCGCGTTTCTAAAGTACGTGAATTAACAGATGGTTTGATCGCCACTGGTTTTCCGTACACCCGCTTTGACAATCTTGAAAACTACATCAATATTTTCCGCGATATGACGCAAAAGTCTGCAGGGCTGCGTCGCCCGGGTGCTGCAGCCCTTGATCTGGCTTATGTGGCTTGCGGCCGTTACGATGGTTTCTTTGAATTTGATCTGAAAACAGTCGATATCGCTGCTGGCTCCTTGCTGGTGCAGGAAGCGGGTGGTTTGGTGACTGATTTAAATGGTGAAGAAGGCTTCTTGCAATCTGGCGATATTCTTTGCGGTACACCGCGGGTATTTGGTCAGATGCTGTCAGTGATTCGTCAGCACAATAAGTAA
- a CDS encoding RNA methyltransferase, with translation MTQQNPANTSAECLSRIRVVLSHTSHPGNIGSTARAMKTMGINKLYLINPKEFPSETATALASNADDVLNTAIVVGSMEEALAGTTLQIALTARRRELAHPLQTPRQLAPEIIETIQAGQDIALVFGTEMSGLTIDEVLLCNRMATIPTNPDYSSLNLAQAVQVFAYEIFATLADDVSYLAESRDNATHDALEHFFTHLEATLSTIGFLKPDAPKRLMPRMRRMFTRANLEREEVDILRGWLRATTTTERWLKPPK, from the coding sequence ATGACTCAACAAAACCCTGCTAATACCTCTGCCGAATGCCTCTCCCGCATCCGGGTTGTGCTCTCCCATACCTCCCACCCCGGCAATATCGGCTCCACCGCCCGTGCTATGAAAACCATGGGAATCAATAAGCTCTACCTGATCAACCCCAAGGAATTTCCATCTGAAACCGCCACCGCCTTGGCGAGCAATGCCGACGATGTGCTTAATACCGCTATTGTTGTGGGCAGTATGGAAGAAGCCCTTGCAGGCACCACTTTGCAAATTGCCCTGACCGCACGCCGCAGAGAACTCGCCCACCCGCTGCAAACGCCAAGACAGCTTGCGCCTGAAATTATTGAGACCATCCAGGCGGGCCAGGATATTGCGCTGGTGTTTGGCACGGAAATGTCTGGCCTCACTATTGATGAAGTGCTGCTTTGCAACCGCATGGCCACCATCCCTACCAATCCGGATTACTCCAGCCTGAATCTGGCGCAAGCCGTTCAGGTATTCGCCTACGAAATCTTCGCCACCCTTGCTGACGACGTATCCTATCTTGCCGAAAGCCGCGACAACGCCACGCACGATGCACTGGAGCATTTCTTTACACACCTTGAAGCAACGCTGAGCACAATTGGCTTTCTTAAGCCCGACGCCCCCAAGCGCCTGATGCCCAGAATGCGCCGCATGTTTACCCGCGCCAATCTGGAGCGCGAAGAAGTCGATATTCTGCGTGGCTGGCTGCGCGCCACCACAACCACAGAAAGATGGCTAAAGCCTCCGAAATAA
- a CDS encoding sulfurtransferase produces MSPLISASQLQEQLAGVLLIDCRHDLANPQAGRVAYAEGHLPGAYFLHLDDDLSGLKTGVNGRHPLPDPQVLADRLASFGVSHSRRVVAYDAQGGMYAARLWWLLRWLGHDQVQVLDGGMAAWLGGVVQDVPEPVVAEFVVRLRAALMVRVEDVLANINQPGFTVVDARSPSRFMGEGETLDPVGGHIPGAINRFFQNNLQEDGRFKPAGVLKDEWQQLLAGVDASDTVQQCGSGITACHNLLALEVAGLSGARLYAGSWSEWCADVARPVA; encoded by the coding sequence ATGTCCCCGCTTATTTCTGCTTCACAATTACAAGAACAACTGGCCGGTGTGCTGCTGATTGATTGCCGTCATGATCTGGCTAATCCGCAGGCGGGGCGGGTGGCCTATGCAGAAGGCCATTTGCCGGGCGCGTATTTTTTGCATCTGGATGATGATCTTTCCGGGCTTAAAACGGGTGTGAATGGCCGCCATCCTTTGCCTGATCCGCAAGTTCTGGCGGATAGGCTGGCCAGTTTTGGCGTAAGCCACTCACGCCGTGTAGTGGCTTACGACGCACAGGGTGGGATGTATGCGGCCAGATTGTGGTGGTTGCTGCGCTGGCTGGGGCACGATCAGGTGCAGGTTCTGGATGGTGGAATGGCCGCGTGGCTGGGCGGGGTGGTTCAAGACGTGCCAGAGCCAGTTGTGGCTGAGTTTGTTGTTAGGCTGCGCGCTGCATTGATGGTGAGGGTGGAAGACGTGCTGGCGAATATTAATCAGCCCGGTTTTACTGTGGTGGACGCTCGTTCTCCTTCCCGCTTTATGGGTGAGGGCGAAACGCTGGATCCGGTGGGCGGGCATATCCCAGGTGCAATCAATCGTTTCTTTCAAAATAATTTGCAGGAAGACGGCCGCTTTAAACCTGCGGGTGTGCTGAAGGACGAGTGGCAGCAGCTGCTGGCGGGGGTGGATGCAAGCGATACGGTGCAACAATGCGGCTCAGGCATTACTGCCTGCCATAATTTACTGGCACTGGAAGTGGCGGGTTTAAGCGGGGCAAGGCTCTATGCCGGCTCATGGAGTGAATGGTGCGCGGATGTGGCAAGGCCGGTGGCTTAG
- the dcd gene encoding dCTP deaminase gives MSIKSDKWIRRMASEHGMIEPFVPGQVKEVNGERIVSYGTSSYGYDIRCADEFKVFTNINSTIVDPKNFDEGSFVNVSGKGYCIIPPNSFALARTVEYFRIPRNALTVCLGKSTYARCGIIVNVTPFEPEWEGYVTLEFSNTTPLPAKIYANEGVAQVLFFEADEDDVCETSYRDRGGKYQGQSGVTLPKT, from the coding sequence ATGAGTATCAAATCTGATAAGTGGATTCGCCGTATGGCCAGCGAGCACGGCATGATCGAGCCGTTTGTGCCGGGGCAGGTTAAGGAAGTCAATGGCGAGCGTATCGTTTCTTATGGTACTTCCAGCTATGGCTACGATATTCGCTGTGCCGATGAGTTTAAGGTTTTTACCAATATTAATTCAACCATTGTTGACCCAAAAAACTTTGACGAAGGCAGCTTTGTGAATGTTTCTGGTAAGGGTTATTGTATTATCCCGCCGAATTCTTTTGCATTAGCACGCACTGTGGAATATTTCCGTATCCCGCGTAATGCCCTGACGGTGTGCCTGGGTAAATCCACTTACGCGCGTTGCGGCATTATTGTTAATGTCACTCCGTTTGAGCCGGAGTGGGAAGGCTATGTGACGTTGGAATTTTCTAACACCACGCCGCTGCCCGCCAAAATTTACGCCAACGAAGGTGTGGCGCAAGTCTTGTTCTTTGAGGCGGACGAAGATGACGTATGTGAAACATCCTACCGCGATCGCGGAGGTAAGTATCAGGGCCAGAGTGGCGTAACGCTGCCTAAGACCTGA
- a CDS encoding peroxiredoxin, with protein sequence MPNTLCPELKLATTSNQQFDTTALKGQAFVLYFYPKDSTPGCTTEGGDFRDHHAEFLAAQCLVFGISRDSLKSHENFKAKQEYPFELISDTNETACLAFGVIKQKKMYGKDVRGIERSTFVINKKGEIAKEWRGVKVPGHVVEVLEFVKTL encoded by the coding sequence ATGCCAAACACGCTTTGTCCGGAATTAAAACTCGCCACCACATCCAATCAGCAGTTCGACACCACGGCACTCAAAGGCCAAGCCTTTGTGCTCTATTTCTACCCCAAGGACAGCACCCCCGGCTGCACCACCGAAGGTGGCGATTTTCGCGATCATCATGCCGAATTTCTTGCCGCCCAATGCCTCGTTTTCGGCATATCCAGAGACAGTCTTAAAAGCCACGAAAACTTTAAAGCCAAGCAGGAATATCCTTTCGAGCTAATTTCTGACACGAATGAGACAGCCTGCCTCGCTTTTGGTGTCATTAAGCAAAAGAAGATGTATGGTAAAGATGTAAGGGGAATTGAGCGCAGCACCTTTGTAATCAACAAAAAAGGAGAAATTGCTAAAGAATGGCGTGGCGTTAAAGTACCGGGGCATGTAGTAGAAGTACTGGAGTTCGTAAAAACGCTTTAA
- a CDS encoding PhoH family protein has translation MATRKRKAPSVTKLFVLDTNVLMHDPTSLFRFEEHDLFLPMMTLEELDNNKKGTSEVARNARQASRFLEELISGRELDLHNGVLLDSASKGQALGRLFMQTEAITSVLPAQLPMGKADNQILGVVHHLQQMHTARQVILVSKDINMRIKARAMGLAAEDYFNDKVLEDTDLLYTGMREINQKFWECNGKDLQSWQEGGRSYWKIKGPDCAELYVNQLLYQAGDTPLSARVVNVEGKTALIESLKDYSHQKNAIWGVVARNREQNFALNLLMNPEVDFVSLLGQAGTGKTLLTLAASLAQTLESKIYTEIIMTRVTVPVGEDIGFLPGTEEEKMMPWMGALEDNLDVLNQSDAEAGDWGRAATRDLIRSRIKVKSLNFMRGRTFLKKFLIIDEAQNLTPKQMKTLITRAGPGTKVVCLGNISQIDTPYLTEGSSGLTYVVDRFKTWEHSGHITLTRGERSRLADYAAEAL, from the coding sequence ATGGCAACCCGCAAGCGCAAAGCACCGAGTGTCACCAAGCTCTTCGTTCTGGATACCAACGTTTTAATGCACGACCCCACCTCGCTATTTCGCTTTGAAGAACACGATCTCTTTCTGCCGATGATGACTTTAGAAGAGCTCGACAACAACAAAAAAGGCACCTCCGAAGTTGCCCGCAACGCCCGGCAAGCCAGCCGTTTTCTGGAAGAGCTGATTTCCGGCAGAGAATTGGATCTGCATAACGGCGTGCTGCTTGATTCTGCCAGCAAGGGCCAAGCGCTAGGCCGGCTCTTTATGCAAACTGAAGCCATTACCAGCGTTCTGCCCGCCCAACTCCCCATGGGCAAAGCCGACAACCAGATTCTGGGCGTCGTCCACCACCTGCAACAAATGCACACCGCCCGCCAAGTGATCTTGGTTTCCAAAGACATCAATATGCGCATCAAGGCGCGGGCGATGGGTTTGGCTGCGGAAGATTATTTTAACGATAAAGTTTTAGAAGACACCGATCTGCTCTACACCGGCATGCGCGAAATCAACCAGAAATTCTGGGAATGTAATGGCAAGGATCTGCAAAGCTGGCAGGAAGGCGGCCGCAGCTACTGGAAAATCAAAGGCCCGGACTGTGCCGAGCTTTACGTCAATCAGCTGCTTTATCAGGCTGGCGACACGCCTTTGTCTGCCCGCGTAGTGAATGTAGAAGGTAAAACAGCATTAATTGAAAGCCTGAAAGATTACAGCCATCAAAAAAACGCCATCTGGGGAGTTGTTGCCCGCAATCGCGAGCAAAATTTTGCCCTTAACCTGCTCATGAACCCGGAAGTGGATTTTGTCTCGCTGCTTGGGCAGGCCGGCACAGGCAAAACCCTGCTAACATTGGCCGCCAGCCTGGCACAAACACTGGAATCCAAGATTTACACCGAAATTATCATGACCCGGGTCACAGTGCCGGTTGGTGAAGACATCGGCTTTTTACCCGGCACCGAAGAAGAGAAAATGATGCCGTGGATGGGGGCGCTGGAAGACAATCTGGATGTGCTCAACCAGTCGGATGCCGAAGCCGGCGACTGGGGCCGCGCCGCCACGCGTGATTTAATCCGCTCACGCATTAAAGTAAAATCGCTCAACTTTATGCGCGGGCGCACCTTCCTCAAGAAATTTCTGATTATCGACGAGGCGCAAAACTTAACCCCCAAGCAAATGAAAACCCTCATCACCCGCGCTGGCCCCGGCACCAAGGTGGTGTGCCTGGGTAACATCAGCCAGATCGACACCCCCTACCTGACCGAGGGCAGCTCGGGGCTAACTTATGTGGTTGATCGCTTTAAAACATGGGAGCACTCCGGCCACATCACCCTTACACGGGGCGAGAGATCCAGACTGGCAGATTACGCGGCTGAGGCTTTGTAG
- a CDS encoding DUF6602 domain-containing protein has protein sequence MIKNASELLESFVAAERTKASKFDMPHMPTLGTAYEAIAKAGIESEFVLPPNLDLRVVSGFIVGIPNQIDGMLVKGEGQRYGLTEQFFYPIEQVLCVLEIKKTLKKKDLIDGIGHLAAVQKHFIESFISRFDKETFDLTLASESYEKITGRTGPCSAAALDALPDEDRLLYVTLARQIYAPVTVLLGFDGYATEEGLREAMLDIIESNCGADSVASPELLPSLITSGEFSLVKCTGCPYLAFRERGKWLLLVSARQNSARTLLEFLWSKISVFCKVRMPFGTDMDYENLKELLFARGASKEGQNGFIFESFSYSEKQLKRSPVLAWEPIKLSVAAVDLASSLVFRGGFLELEQSMVDYIEKKYCVKFEDIVRELIDTCAVSIQANILQKIANQLLIATLDDGTGYIDLDGPRLKAWCDGKGLNPSYMNAINMSL, from the coding sequence ATGATAAAAAACGCTTCCGAACTTCTAGAGTCCTTCGTTGCCGCTGAGCGAACAAAAGCATCAAAATTTGATATGCCGCATATGCCAACACTCGGGACTGCTTATGAAGCAATTGCGAAAGCTGGAATAGAGAGTGAATTTGTTTTACCACCAAACCTGGACTTGCGAGTTGTATCTGGTTTTATTGTTGGTATTCCCAATCAAATCGATGGCATGTTAGTAAAAGGTGAGGGGCAACGCTATGGTTTGACTGAGCAATTCTTTTACCCAATTGAACAGGTGCTATGTGTTCTAGAGATAAAGAAAACCCTCAAAAAGAAAGATTTGATTGATGGAATTGGGCATTTGGCTGCAGTGCAGAAACATTTTATAGAGAGTTTCATTTCGCGATTTGATAAGGAAACGTTTGACCTTACCTTGGCTAGTGAGTCATACGAAAAAATTACCGGACGTACTGGCCCCTGTAGTGCAGCTGCTCTTGATGCTTTACCAGACGAAGATCGCCTTCTGTATGTAACACTCGCTCGACAAATCTATGCACCAGTTACCGTGCTTCTTGGGTTCGATGGTTATGCCACAGAGGAAGGGCTTAGAGAGGCGATGCTAGACATAATTGAGTCCAATTGTGGCGCTGACAGTGTCGCATCACCTGAGCTACTGCCTTCATTGATCACCTCCGGTGAATTTAGTTTGGTGAAGTGCACAGGATGTCCTTACCTTGCATTTAGGGAGAGGGGTAAATGGTTGCTTTTGGTCTCTGCTAGGCAAAATAGTGCACGTACCCTTCTCGAATTTCTTTGGTCCAAGATATCGGTTTTCTGTAAAGTAAGAATGCCTTTTGGAACTGACATGGATTACGAGAACCTTAAAGAGCTTTTGTTTGCTAGAGGGGCGTCAAAGGAAGGCCAAAATGGATTCATCTTTGAAAGTTTCTCCTACTCTGAGAAGCAACTAAAGAGGTCACCAGTCCTGGCTTGGGAACCGATAAAACTAAGTGTTGCAGCGGTGGACTTGGCAAGTTCTCTCGTGTTTAGAGGGGGCTTTTTAGAGCTTGAACAGTCGATGGTCGATTACATTGAAAAGAAGTATTGCGTTAAGTTTGAAGATATCGTGAGAGAGCTTATTGATACCTGTGCTGTCAGCATTCAGGCGAATATTCTACAAAAAATTGCAAACCAACTCTTAATTGCAACATTAGATGATGGTACTGGATATATTGACCTTGATGGTCCGCGATTAAAGGCTTGGTGTGACGGTAAAGGGCTTAATCCTTCTTACATGAATGCCATTAATATGTCTTTGTAA
- a CDS encoding AMP nucleosidase — protein MSRRRMPYLPEFIAPTRHTDPMDALAQVRLIYESSVAHLRDAMQRFVAGDALPGHVRAYYPFVRIQTDTVARRTNESAHLSYGFVAGPGSFETTLTRPDLYEQYFLDQFTLLLQSHQNELEVGVSTQPIPVHFSFAEHDHIEGTLTAERRQLMRDMFDLPDLSAMDDGIANGTYEPRPGEPLPLSLFTAARVDYSLHRLRHYTGTVPEHFQNFVLFTNYQFYIDEFVRLGHECMQDPNSEYIAFVEPGNVITRRAGLAAEASDALGAAPPRLPQMPAYHLIRADHSGISMVNIGVGPANAKTITDHVAVLRPHAWVMLGHCAGLRNSQQMGDYVLAHGYVREDHVLDEDLPLWVPVPALAEIQLALEAAVSQITEMKGAELKRIMRTGTVASTDNRNWELLPDNRPQRRFSQSRAIALDMESATIAANGFRFRVPYGTLLCVSDKPLHGEIKLPGMANHFYRERVDQHLRIGIRAMELLRDQGEGQLHSRKLRSFAEVAFQ, from the coding sequence ATGAGCCGTCGACGTATGCCGTATTTACCCGAGTTTATAGCACCAACCCGCCATACAGATCCAATGGATGCGCTTGCACAGGTGCGCCTGATTTATGAAAGCAGCGTGGCGCATTTGCGTGATGCCATGCAGCGTTTTGTTGCAGGGGATGCTTTGCCGGGGCATGTTCGGGCTTATTATCCCTTTGTCAGAATTCAAACAGATACCGTGGCAAGGCGCACAAATGAAAGTGCGCATTTAAGCTATGGTTTTGTCGCAGGCCCTGGCAGTTTTGAAACCACCTTAACCCGCCCCGATCTTTATGAGCAATATTTTCTGGATCAATTTACGCTGCTTTTGCAAAGCCACCAGAATGAGCTGGAAGTCGGTGTGAGTACCCAGCCCATTCCGGTGCATTTTTCATTTGCCGAACATGATCATATTGAAGGTACGCTGACAGCCGAGCGCCGCCAGCTAATGCGCGATATGTTTGATTTGCCGGATTTGTCCGCGATGGATGATGGCATTGCTAATGGCACTTACGAGCCCAGGCCTGGTGAGCCCTTGCCGCTGTCTTTGTTTACAGCGGCAAGGGTTGATTACTCTTTGCACCGCTTGCGCCACTACACGGGCACGGTGCCCGAGCATTTTCAGAATTTTGTTTTGTTTACCAATTACCAGTTCTATATCGATGAATTTGTACGCCTTGGGCATGAATGCATGCAAGACCCAAATAGCGAATACATTGCCTTTGTAGAGCCGGGCAATGTGATCACCCGCCGCGCGGGGCTTGCTGCCGAGGCGTCTGATGCGCTGGGGGCAGCCCCACCGCGCTTGCCGCAGATGCCCGCTTACCACTTGATCCGGGCTGATCATTCCGGCATTAGTATGGTGAATATCGGCGTTGGCCCGGCTAATGCTAAAACCATTACCGATCATGTCGCCGTATTACGCCCCCATGCGTGGGTTATGCTCGGGCACTGTGCCGGGCTACGAAATTCGCAGCAAATGGGCGATTACGTGCTGGCGCACGGCTATGTGCGTGAAGATCATGTGCTTGATGAAGATTTGCCGCTCTGGGTGCCAGTGCCTGCCCTGGCAGAAATCCAGCTTGCCTTAGAAGCGGCCGTTTCACAAATCACCGAAATGAAAGGGGCCGAGCTCAAACGCATTATGCGTACCGGCACCGTGGCGAGTACCGATAACCGCAACTGGGAATTACTCCCCGACAATCGCCCGCAGCGCCGCTTTAGCCAGAGTCGTGCCATTGCCCTGGATATGGAAAGCGCCACCATCGCCGCCAACGGCTTCAGATTCCGTGTGCCTTACGGTACTTTGCTCTGCGTAAGTGACAAGCCGCTGCATGGCGAAATCAAACTCCCTGGCATGGCCAACCATTTTTACCGCGAGCGGGTAGATCAGCATTTGCGGATTGGCATCAGAGCAATGGAGTTGCTGCGCGATCAGGGCGAAGGGCAGCTGCATAGCCGTAAGTTAAGGAGTTTTGCGGAGGTGGCGTTTCAGTGA